The following proteins come from a genomic window of Corynebacterium crudilactis:
- a CDS encoding acyl-CoA synthetase, producing MDSVEHVLNLIRRGAETTVSMHFQATQTQNFAQHSGGLKPATSMMTFINPNGLHIQRSQNGFHIQRDGVDVLRGADTTRWKFGEKDRPYVVDSLDLRILGGTNLLINPNDAIAEMSLWDLDPSLITAGKIAECDTWVIPTAAHLFKDDEEHPQQIEIDVQTGVILAIKSHRQNIQAISVEFPSHLDNPAWAGPTMPIPEYAKSTLPATIPHQITQLPPQSENPRNLRILVTMDAVEGVIPRYRIGQTILIPLVFEREVQPLPGLKTTRRAWVRHRADKTIDQVWPIVITGDGWAASSFSDSPLGYEAELQGWFCYSTWGSEQLWNDLKIERIYAGVGSLGQSGHGQRWQELTDTTDAYVQDEIYLLEVILDVTLDGAVSPPLQPLQFHRESTHIENNHLWVLGEQVPVLRCWDLESGKYLGQTFVPIPSAHSPQLQFSPGIIHDFKHSWPLVPGMRVLSDVQNWDAFQEESAIKPTVPAPWKIVESYPDGLYALAASTETGERIALGRRTSTGQFDICPIRNDGYKIFHAARIKDQYLVQFWDMTVMLDSNFHILSSEELHLWSESESWFTTKGIAVKFTKDTKIIFLNQDSGIEITSWNTPEDHSTTVEVYSPTHFAVLVTPPSTDELLRPIPSFISVFQHGRWTDKKFEQAPLEI from the coding sequence ATGGACTCCGTTGAGCACGTATTAAACCTAATCCGTCGTGGTGCAGAAACCACCGTGAGTATGCATTTCCAGGCCACACAGACGCAGAATTTTGCCCAACATTCTGGTGGCCTAAAACCAGCAACATCAATGATGACATTTATCAATCCGAATGGCCTGCACATTCAACGCAGCCAGAATGGGTTCCATATACAGCGAGATGGAGTCGATGTCCTACGCGGGGCAGACACTACGCGGTGGAAATTCGGGGAAAAAGATCGTCCATATGTTGTGGATAGTCTCGATTTGAGGATTCTTGGTGGTACCAACCTGCTTATCAATCCCAATGATGCAATTGCAGAAATGAGCCTATGGGATCTCGATCCTTCTCTCATCACAGCAGGAAAAATTGCAGAGTGTGATACCTGGGTAATTCCAACTGCTGCTCATCTATTTAAAGATGATGAGGAACATCCACAACAAATTGAGATCGATGTACAAACTGGTGTCATTCTTGCCATCAAAAGCCATAGACAGAACATCCAAGCTATATCCGTGGAATTCCCATCACATCTAGATAACCCCGCGTGGGCGGGACCAACCATGCCGATTCCTGAGTATGCAAAATCGACTTTGCCTGCCACAATTCCACATCAAATTACTCAACTACCACCACAATCTGAGAATCCTCGAAATCTCAGAATATTAGTCACCATGGATGCTGTTGAAGGCGTTATCCCACGTTATCGGATTGGACAAACAATACTCATACCCCTTGTTTTTGAACGCGAAGTTCAGCCTCTGCCAGGTCTAAAAACCACCCGACGTGCCTGGGTGCGACATAGAGCTGACAAGACCATCGATCAGGTATGGCCTATCGTCATCACTGGTGACGGCTGGGCAGCAAGCTCTTTTTCGGATTCTCCCTTAGGCTACGAAGCAGAATTGCAAGGTTGGTTTTGCTACAGCACATGGGGGTCCGAACAACTTTGGAACGATCTCAAGATCGAACGCATCTACGCTGGAGTTGGCTCTCTAGGGCAAAGCGGTCATGGACAACGGTGGCAAGAACTCACTGATACCACCGATGCATATGTACAAGACGAAATTTACTTGCTTGAAGTAATACTCGATGTCACCCTCGACGGAGCAGTTTCACCACCACTGCAACCGCTGCAATTTCACCGTGAGAGTACGCATATAGAAAATAATCATCTCTGGGTACTCGGAGAGCAAGTACCTGTACTGCGCTGCTGGGATCTTGAAAGCGGAAAATATCTTGGGCAAACTTTCGTCCCTATTCCATCCGCACACTCCCCTCAGCTCCAATTCTCACCAGGAATAATCCACGACTTTAAACACTCTTGGCCATTAGTCCCCGGTATGCGAGTTCTCTCAGATGTACAAAATTGGGATGCTTTCCAGGAAGAATCTGCTATAAAACCCACCGTTCCTGCACCCTGGAAAATAGTGGAAAGCTATCCTGATGGACTTTATGCCTTGGCTGCGTCTACAGAAACTGGAGAACGCATCGCGCTTGGGCGAAGGACTTCAACAGGACAATTCGACATCTGTCCAATTCGCAACGATGGATACAAAATCTTCCATGCAGCTCGCATAAAAGACCAATACCTAGTGCAATTCTGGGACATGACAGTAATGCTAGATTCAAATTTTCATATCTTATCTTCCGAGGAACTCCACTTATGGTCAGAAAGTGAATCGTGGTTTACCACCAAGGGGATAGCTGTAAAATTCACCAAAGATACGAAAATAATATTCTTAAATCAAGATTCAGGAATCGAAATAACCAGCTGGAATACACCAGAAGACCATTCCACAACGGTTGAAGTTTATTCGCCTACACACTTTGCAGTCTTGGTTACACCACCTAGCACCGACGAACTCCTGAGACCTATTCCATCCTTTATCTCGGTGTTTCAACACGGACGATGGACTGACAAAAAATTCGAGCAGGCTCCTCTAGAGATCTAA
- a CDS encoding DHA2 family efflux MFS transporter permease subunit has product MDSQINTKTSPVASKLPREVVIVLSILVISAMIMILNETILSVALPSIMEDFAVPETTAQWLTTGFMLTMAVVIPTTGYLLDRFSTKTIFVTALLFFTAGTLLAALAPTFAILLGARIIQAVGTALVMPLLMTVTLTVVPAERRGSMMGIISIVISVAPALGPTLSGFILNSLTWHWLFWIMLPIVILALIIGSFLIKNIGETKITPLDILSVILSVFAFGGLVYGFSSFGAILAGEGTTGIVAIIVGVVALVIFGLRQVKLGKQDKALMDLRPFKVRNFSFSLAAILLAFGAMLGTVMVLPIYLQTSLGVTALVTGLVVMPGGLIQGLISPFIGRFYDKVGPRPLLIPGAIALTVAAWSLTFLNEQSPVWMVVALHVVFSIGMCLMMTPLMTTALGALPKYLYGHGSAILNTLQQLAGAAGTAIMIAALSFGTSIAVSAGTAQAEAVAAGTKVAFISGAIIAVFALVASLFVTRVEEEEAQSH; this is encoded by the coding sequence ATGGACTCTCAAATTAATACTAAGACCTCTCCGGTGGCTTCGAAGTTGCCGCGGGAGGTCGTTATTGTTCTTTCGATCCTCGTGATTTCTGCGATGATCATGATTTTAAATGAAACGATCTTGTCGGTTGCGTTGCCTTCCATCATGGAGGATTTCGCTGTGCCGGAAACTACGGCACAGTGGCTGACCACCGGGTTCATGTTGACTATGGCTGTGGTTATTCCAACTACTGGTTATTTGCTTGATCGTTTTTCTACCAAGACAATCTTTGTCACTGCGTTGTTATTCTTTACTGCGGGTACGTTGCTTGCAGCGCTTGCACCAACGTTTGCGATTCTTCTTGGTGCTCGTATCATTCAGGCCGTCGGCACCGCATTGGTGATGCCTTTGTTGATGACAGTCACATTGACTGTTGTGCCAGCTGAGCGTCGTGGTTCCATGATGGGCATTATTTCCATTGTGATTTCTGTGGCTCCAGCGCTTGGCCCAACACTGTCTGGTTTTATTCTTAATTCTTTGACCTGGCATTGGCTGTTTTGGATCATGCTGCCAATTGTTATTTTGGCACTGATTATTGGCTCTTTCCTCATTAAAAATATTGGCGAAACCAAGATCACTCCGTTGGATATTCTTTCTGTGATTTTGTCGGTTTTCGCTTTCGGCGGTTTGGTTTATGGTTTCAGTTCTTTCGGCGCAATTCTTGCTGGTGAGGGAACTACAGGAATCGTGGCGATTATCGTCGGCGTCGTGGCGCTTGTGATCTTTGGTCTGCGCCAGGTGAAGCTCGGAAAGCAAGATAAAGCGTTGATGGATCTTCGTCCGTTTAAGGTGAGGAATTTCAGTTTCTCCCTCGCAGCGATTCTTTTGGCTTTCGGCGCGATGCTGGGAACTGTCATGGTTCTGCCTATTTACCTGCAGACTTCCCTTGGTGTTACAGCGTTGGTCACGGGTCTGGTAGTCATGCCGGGTGGTTTGATCCAGGGTTTGATTAGCCCATTTATCGGCCGTTTTTATGACAAGGTGGGCCCACGCCCGCTGCTGATCCCGGGTGCTATTGCATTGACTGTGGCGGCTTGGTCTTTGACGTTCCTCAATGAGCAGTCCCCAGTGTGGATGGTTGTGGCCCTGCATGTGGTCTTCAGCATTGGCATGTGTTTGATGATGACTCCACTGATGACCACCGCTTTGGGCGCTTTGCCTAAGTATTTGTACGGCCACGGCTCCGCAATTTTGAATACTTTGCAGCAGCTTGCTGGTGCAGCGGGTACTGCGATCATGATTGCGGCGCTGTCTTTCGGCACCTCAATCGCGGTGTCTGCCGGAACTGCACAGGCTGAGGCAGTGGCTGCTGGAACGAAGGTGGCGTTCATTTCGGGTGCAATTATTGCGGTATTCGCGCTGGTTGCCTCATTGTTTGTTACTCGCGTTGAGGAAGAAGAGGCTCAAAGCCACTAA
- a CDS encoding DUF559 domain-containing protein, producing the protein MKNWQQEFKLINLTKIPHSDAETPEAISNGKMTKLTHEVAMDTARYRSLLPWDKAAARAFAVGMTVDKAVIAGQSAARLWGYQTLSIEKTVLCLLPERLRAKSSKRWPAGMKYKNHYLSPRDIREVHGIRVTGAFRTFLDIALEDGVVAAVVTIDSARRQNPSLTQEKLLHSAEGFPRHRGVKAYRRAIELSIPNSDSAQETRARLILHEAKLTGIHKLQVQARFDRSHSKYFLVDFLINDWIIIEIDGRSKYDAPELNEMLIAEREREKYFTNQGFAVLRIDPKQLDESPGQECEFIEILTRTLQQEPPEHLKIAA; encoded by the coding sequence ATGAAAAATTGGCAACAAGAATTCAAATTGATCAACCTCACGAAAATCCCTCACAGCGATGCTGAAACTCCCGAAGCAATCAGCAACGGAAAAATGACAAAACTTACCCATGAAGTCGCAATGGATACTGCAAGGTATCGAAGCCTTCTACCGTGGGATAAAGCAGCAGCTCGTGCTTTTGCAGTAGGTATGACTGTGGATAAGGCAGTAATAGCGGGACAATCAGCAGCAAGATTATGGGGATATCAGACTTTAAGTATTGAGAAAACAGTCTTGTGCTTGTTGCCAGAACGGTTACGTGCAAAATCTTCTAAGCGCTGGCCTGCTGGAATGAAGTATAAGAATCATTACCTTTCGCCTCGTGATATTCGGGAGGTTCACGGTATAAGAGTCACAGGGGCGTTCCGCACATTTTTGGATATTGCATTAGAAGATGGTGTAGTGGCGGCTGTTGTCACAATTGATTCGGCGAGAAGGCAGAATCCGTCACTTACGCAAGAAAAACTGCTGCACAGTGCAGAAGGATTTCCACGTCATCGAGGCGTGAAGGCGTATCGGAGGGCAATTGAGTTGTCGATTCCCAATTCAGATAGTGCGCAGGAGACGCGAGCAAGGTTGATTTTGCATGAGGCCAAACTGACAGGGATTCATAAATTACAAGTTCAAGCCCGTTTCGATCGATCACATAGCAAGTATTTTCTGGTGGATTTCCTCATTAATGATTGGATCATCATAGAGATTGATGGTCGCTCGAAATATGATGCACCAGAGCTCAATGAGATGTTGATTGCTGAGCGTGAGCGCGAAAAGTATTTCACGAACCAAGGTTTCGCAGTGTTGAGAATTGATCCGAAACAATTGGATGAGTCTCCTGGGCAGGAGTGTGAGTTTATTGAGATTTTGACGCGAACTTTGCAGCAAGAACCACCGGAACATCTAAAAATTGCGGCATGA